A genomic window from Elaeis guineensis isolate ETL-2024a chromosome 3, EG11, whole genome shotgun sequence includes:
- the LOC105037551 gene encoding dynamin-related protein 4C, whose amino-acid sequence MAKAEAKNVTALSSSFNDHIRPILDAVDRLRQLKVMQEGIELPTIVVVGDQSSGKSSVLESLAGISLPRGQGICTRVPLIMRLQDDPYLSQPQLQLEYKDKTIPTSEDGIADAIASATDDIAGSGKGISNTPLTLVVRKSGVPDLTMVDLPGITRVPVHGQPENIYEQISNIIMEYITPKESIILNVLSATVDFPTCESIRMSQQVDRTGERTLAVVTKADKAPEGLLEKVTADDVNIGLGYVCVRNRIGDESYEQARAEERKLFETHPLLSRIDKSIVGIPVLAQRLMQIQAASIAKSLPDIVKKINEKLSQNISELDEMPENLGSMGDAVRVFLHMLSMSKESLRRLLIRGEFDEFPDDASMHATARMADMLDQFSGGLPSDCPSADERFLMEEIVVLEEAKGINGLPNFLPRNAFLILLRRKVKDMSHGPGEFVQKVWAYVEEVVIRVLLHHSENYPQIQPLIRRASQNLIGNMRNHSLNFIRETIEMEMAADYTTNPDYLKKWGELMGGHDAFTKNYFGQSSLVLPGFGEVDVGHLRQYAAMAEQAFDMRMRIMAYWKIVVLRLVETVGLHIICSVNRLVEREMEKELVGDLVGPRMAGLERMLDESPATAAKRERLRKSIELLKESKEVVAVIMDRVVTTIK is encoded by the coding sequence ATGGCCAAAGCTGAAGCCAAGAACGTGACTgccctctcctcttccttcaaTGACCACATCCGCCCCATCCTCGACGCCGTCGACCGCCTTCGCCAGCTCAAGGTGATGCAGGAGGGCATCGAGCTCCCTACCATCGTCGTCGTCGGCGACCAATCCAGCGGAAAATCCAGCGTCCTCGAGTCCCTCGCCGGCATCAGCCTTCCCCGTGGCCAGGGCATCTGCACCCGCGTCCCTCTCATCATGCGCCTCCAAGACGATCCTTACCTTTCCCAGCCTCAACTGCAGCTCGAATACAAAGACAAGACCATCCCCACGTCGGAGGACGGCATCGCCGATGCCATCGCTTCTGCCACCGACGATATTGCCGGCAGTGGCAAAGGCATCTCCAACACGCCGCTCACTCTTGTCGTCAGGAAGAGTGGCGTGCCCGACCTCACCATGGTGGACTTGCCCGGAATCACCCGTGTCCCTGTCCATGGGCAGCCCGAGAACATCTACGAGCAGATATCGAACATAATCATGGAGTACATCACTCCGAAAGAGAGCATCATCCTCAACGTTTTGTCGGCCACCGTCGACTTCCCGACCTGCGAGTCGATCCGGATGTCGCAGCAAGTCGACCGGACCGGCGAGCGGACCCTGGCCGTCGTCACCAAAGCCGACAAGGCCCCCGAGGGGTTGCTGGAGAAGGTGACCGCCGACGATGTCAACATAGGCCTCGGGTACGTGTGCGTCCGCAACCGCATCGGTGACGAGTCCTACGAGCAGGCCCGCGCCGAGGAGAGGAAGCTGTTCGAGACGCACCCTCTTCTTTCGAGGATCGACAAGTCCATCGTGGGGATCCCTGTTCTTGCTCAGAGGCTGATGCAGATCCAGGCAGCCAGCATTGCAAAGAGCCTGCCCGACATAGTGAAGAAGATCAACGAGAAGCTCAGCCAGAACATCTCGGAGCTCGATGAAATGCCCGAGAATCTCGGCAGCATGGGGGATGCCGTGAGGGTTTTCCTCCACATGCTAAGCATGTCGAAGGAGTCCCTGAGGAGATTGCTCATCAGAGGGGAGTTTGATGAGTTCCCTGATGATGCCAGCATGCATGCCACTGCTCGGATGGCTGACATGCTCGACCAATTCTCCGGCGGGCTGCCCTCCGATTGCCCGAGCGCTGATGAAAGGTTCCTGATGGAAGAGATTGTTGTTCTGGAGGAGGCTAAGGGGATCAATGGACTCCCCAATTTCCTACCTCGAAACGCTTTCCTCATCCTCCTCAGGAGGAAGGTGAAGGATATGTCTCACGGTCCCGGTGAGTTTGTTCAGAAGGTTTGGGCCTACGTTGAGGAAGTTGTGATCAGGGTGCTGCTTCACCACTCCGAGAATTATCCCCAGATCCAACCTTTGATTCGAAGGGCATCACAGAATCTGATAGGGAATATGAGAAACCACTCTCTCAATTTTATAAGAGAGACCATCGAGATGGAAATGGCAGCTGACTACACTACTAATCCAGACTACCTGAAAAAATGGGGTGAGCTGATGGGCGGTCACGATGCCTTTACAAAAAATTACTTTGGGCAAAGCAGCCTTGTATTGCCAGGTTTTGGGGAAGTAGATGTTGGGCATCTGAGACAGTACGCGGCCATGGCAGAGCAGGCGTTCGACATGAGAATGAGGATCATGGCGTATTGGAAGATCGTGGTGCTTCGGCTTGTGGAAACCGTGGGGCTGCACATCATATGCAGCGTAAATCGCTTGGTGGAGAGGGAAATGGAAAAGGAACTTGTAGGTGATCTGGTAGGGCCGCGAATGGCCGGCTTGGAGAGGATGCTTGATGAATCTCCAGCAACTGCAGCGAAGCGTGAACGACTCCGGAAGAGTATTGAGCTGCTCAAGGAATCCAAGGAGGTCGTCGCTGTGATCATGGATCGTGTGGTGACTACCATTAAGTAA
- the LOC105037456 gene encoding dynamin-related protein 4C: MARAEAKNVTALSSSFNDHIRPILDAVDRLRQLKVMQEGIELPTIVVVGDQSSGKSSVLESLAGISLPRGQGICTRVPLIMRLQDDPYLSQPQLQLEYKDKTIPTSEDGIADAIASATDDIAGSGKGISNTPLTLVVRKSGVPDLTMVDLPGITRVPVHGQPENIYEQISNIIMEYITPKESIILNVLSATVDFPTCESIRMSQQVDRTGERTLAVVTKADKAPEGLLEKVTADDVNIGLGYVCVRNRIGDESYEQARAEERKLFETHPLLSRIDKSIVGIPVLAQRLMQIQAASIAKSLPDIVKKINEKLSQNISELDEMPENLGSMGDAVRVFLHMLSMSKESLRRLLIRGEFDEFPDDASMHATARMADMLDQFSGGLPSDCPSADERFLMEEIVVLEEAKGINGLPNFLPRNAFLILLRRKVKDMSHGPGEFVQKVWAYVEEVVIRVLLHHSENYPQIQPLIRRASQNLIGNMRNHSLNFIRETIEMEMAADYTTNPDYLKKWGELMGGHDAFTKNYFGQSSLVLPGFGEVDVGHLRQYAAMAEQAFDMRMRIMAYWKIVVLRLVDTVGLHIIYSVNCLVEREMEKEIVGDLVGPRTAGLEKMLEESPATAAKRERLRKSIELLKESKEVVAGIMDRVVTTIN; this comes from the coding sequence ATGGCCAGAGCTGAAGCCAAGAACGTGACTgccctctcctcttccttcaaTGACCACATCCGCCCCATCCTCGACGCCGTCGACCGCCTTCGCCAGCTCAAGGTGATGCAGGAGGGCATTGAGCTCCCTACCATCGTCGTCGTCGGCGACCAATCCAGCGGAAAATCCAGCGTCCTCGAGTCCCTCGCCGGCATCAGCCTTCCCCGTGGCCAGGGCATCTGCACCCGCGTCCCTCTCATCATGCGCCTCCAAGACGATCCTTACCTTTCCCAGCCTCAACTGCAGCTCGAATACAAAGACAAGACCATCCCCACGTCGGAGGACGGCATCGCCGATGCCATCGCTTCTGCCACCGACGATATTGCCGGCAGTGGCAAAGGAATCTCCAACACGCCGCTCACTCTTGTCGTCAGGAAGAGTGGCGTGCCCGACCTCACCATGGTGGACTTGCCCGGAATCACCCGTGTCCCTGTCCATGGGCAGCCCGAGAACATCTACGAGCAGATATCGAACATAATCATGGAGTACATCACTCCGAAAGAGAGCATCATCCTCAACGTTTTGTCGGCCACCGTCGACTTCCCGACCTGCGAGTCGATCCGGATGTCGCAGCAAGTCGACCGGACCGGCGAGCGGACCCTGGCCGTCGTCACCAAAGCCGACAAGGCCCCCGAGGGGTTGCTGGAGAAGGTGACCGCCGACGATGTCAACATAGGCCTCGGGTACGTGTGCGTCCGCAACCGCATCGGTGACGAGTCCTACGAGCAGGCCCGCGCCGAGGAGAGGAAGCTGTTCGAGACGCACCCTCTTCTTTCGAGGATCGACAAGTCCATCGTGGGGATCCCTGTTCTTGCTCAGAGGCTGATGCAGATCCAGGCAGCCAGCATTGCAAAGAGCCTGCCCGACATAGTGAAGAAGATCAACGAGAAGCTCAGCCAGAACATCTCGGAGCTCGATGAAATGCCCGAGAATCTCGGCAGCATGGGGGATGCCGTGAGGGTTTTCCTCCACATGCTAAGCATGTCGAAGGAGTCCCTGAGGAGATTGCTCATCAGAGGGGAGTTTGATGAGTTCCCTGATGATGCCAGCATGCATGCCACTGCTCGGATGGCTGACATGCTCGACCAATTCTCCGGCGGGCTGCCCTCCGATTGCCCGAGCGCTGATGAAAGGTTCCTGATGGAAGAGATTGTTGTTCTGGAGGAGGCTAAGGGGATCAATGGACTGCCCAATTTCCTACCTCGAAACGCTTTCCTCATCCTCCTCAGGAGGAAGGTGAAGGATATGTCTCACGGTCCCGGTGAGTTTGTTCAGAAGGTTTGGGCCTACGTTGAGGAAGTTGTGATCAGGGTGCTGCTTCACCACTCCGAGAATTATCCCCAGATCCAACCTTTGATTCGAAGGGCATCACAGAATCTGATAGGGAATATGAGAAACCACTCTCTCAATTTTATAAGAGAGACCATCGAGATGGAAATGGCAGCTGACTACACTACTAATCCAGACTACCTGAAAAAATGGGGTGAGCTGATGGGCGGTCACGATGCCTTTACAAAAAATTACTTTGGGCAAAGCAGCCTTGTATTGCCAGGTTTTGGGGAAGTAGATGTTGGGCATCTGAGACAGTACGCGGCCATGGCAGAGCAGGCGTTCGACATGAGAATGAGGATCATGGCGTATTGGAAGATCGTGGTGCTTCGGCTCGTGGACACCGTGGGGCTGCACATCATATACAGCGTAAATTGCTTGGTGGAGAGGGAAATGGAAAAGGAAATTGTGGGTGATCTGGTGGGGCCGCGAACGGCCGGCTTGGAGAAGATGCTTGAAGAATCTCCAGCAACCGCAGCGAAGCGTGAACGACTTCGGAAGAGTATTGAGCTGCTCAAGGAATCCAAGGAGGTCGTGGCTGGGATCATGGATCGTGTGGTGACTACCATCAACTGA